One window of Pectobacterium carotovorum genomic DNA carries:
- a CDS encoding aminotransferase class III-fold pyridoxal phosphate-dependent enzyme: MSSRGENVDEVKLNELRRFHGKQRNTIPDDRELNPEHLREEVLRFFGEHINPVLREFYAFNHVERFFSHGQGGWLTDLDGQHYLDFVAGYGCLNTGHNHPDIAANLQQYLAQQHPTFVQYLSAPLHASLLAKRLAALAPDGLERVFLSNSGTEAVEAALKLALAASDKPTLLYCTNGYHGKTLGALSVTGRAKHRQVFEPLLPRCEEIPFGDVVALQARLQKGDIAAFIMEPMQGEGAWLYRQMVILTP, translated from the coding sequence ATGTCAAGTCGCGGTGAAAATGTGGATGAAGTGAAACTCAACGAACTACGTCGATTCCATGGCAAGCAACGAAACACAATCCCCGATGATCGTGAACTAAACCCTGAACACCTTCGTGAAGAAGTGCTGAGATTCTTCGGGGAACACATCAACCCCGTTCTACGAGAGTTTTATGCTTTCAACCATGTCGAGCGGTTTTTCAGCCACGGACAAGGCGGCTGGCTGACGGATCTGGATGGGCAGCATTATCTGGACTTTGTGGCAGGCTATGGCTGCCTCAATACTGGGCATAACCATCCAGATATTGCAGCCAATCTGCAACAATATCTGGCGCAGCAGCACCCCACCTTTGTCCAGTACCTGTCTGCACCGCTTCACGCCAGCCTGCTGGCGAAACGTTTAGCGGCACTTGCGCCTGATGGGCTGGAACGTGTGTTCCTGAGCAACTCGGGCACAGAAGCTGTGGAAGCTGCGTTAAAATTAGCGCTAGCAGCCAGTGATAAACCAACACTGCTCTATTGCACCAACGGTTATCACGGTAAAACGCTGGGAGCGTTGTCCGTAACAGGACGAGCGAAACATCGGCAGGTATTCGAGCCTCTGTTACCCCGCTGTGAGGAAATTCCGTTTGGTGATGTCGTAGCCTTGCAAGCCAGACTACAAAAAGGAGACATCGCAGCCTTTATCATGGAACCTATGCAGGGTGAAGGGGCGTGGTTATACCGCCAAATGGTTATCTTAACGCCGTGA
- a CDS encoding aminotransferase class III-fold pyridoxal phosphate-dependent enzyme: protein MVIPPNGYLNAVRALCSEHECLWILDEIQTGLGRTGIMFACQWEEVSPDIMVQSKSLSGGLIPIGATLSSKHVWQRAYGNIDRFALHTSTFGGGNFAAAAAMAAPDVIERENLAENATLLRKQLEATIKALESTLADMFVLRIMTKLSKEHHMLTFVTANNNRVMRIQPPLILSLEEADTFVRALSKVCEELSTFES, encoded by the coding sequence GTGGTTATACCGCCAAATGGTTATCTTAACGCCGTGAGAGCACTATGTTCCGAGCATGAGTGTCTATGGATTCTCGACGAAATTCAGACAGGGCTTGGTCGTACTGGAATAATGTTCGCCTGCCAGTGGGAGGAAGTTTCTCCCGACATCATGGTGCAATCAAAGTCCCTATCTGGTGGCCTTATCCCTATTGGGGCGACACTATCATCAAAGCACGTTTGGCAGCGAGCCTATGGCAATATCGATCGTTTCGCGCTCCACACATCGACGTTTGGCGGGGGTAACTTTGCCGCCGCTGCCGCGATGGCGGCGCCGGATGTAATCGAACGTGAAAATCTGGCCGAGAATGCCACGCTCCTGCGGAAACAGCTGGAAGCCACAATAAAGGCATTGGAGTCCACACTGGCGGACATGTTCGTACTGAGAATTATGACCAAGCTTTCCAAAGAGCATCATATGCTGACCTTCGTGACAGCAAATAACAACCGCGTGATGCGCATACAGCCACCGTTGATTTTATCACTGGAAGAAGCTGACACCTTTGTTAGGGCACTGAGTAAGGTATGCGAGGAGCTATCAACCTTTGAATCATAA
- the orn gene encoding oligoribonuclease, with translation MVDENNLIWIDLEMTGLNPDHDRIIEIATLVTDANLNVLAEGPVMTVHQSDSQLALMDDWNVRTHGASGLTDRVKASTTDERAAELETLAFLQKWVPAGKSPICGNSIGQDRRFLFRYMPELEAYFHYRYLDVSTLKELARRWKPEILTGFKKQGTHQAMDDIRESLAELAYYRENFLRL, from the coding sequence ATGGTAGATGAAAATAACCTGATCTGGATCGATCTCGAAATGACTGGTCTGAACCCGGATCACGATCGCATCATTGAGATCGCAACGCTGGTGACGGATGCAAACTTGAATGTGTTGGCCGAAGGACCGGTAATGACGGTGCACCAGTCAGATAGCCAGTTGGCACTGATGGATGACTGGAATGTGCGTACGCACGGTGCCAGCGGCCTGACGGATCGCGTCAAAGCCAGCACGACAGATGAACGCGCTGCTGAGCTGGAAACGTTGGCGTTTCTACAAAAATGGGTACCAGCGGGTAAATCACCAATCTGTGGCAACAGCATCGGTCAGGATCGCCGCTTCCTGTTCCGCTATATGCCAGAGCTGGAAGCTTACTTCCACTATCGCTATCTGGATGTCAGCACGCTCAAAGAACTGGCGCGACGCTGGAAGCCAGAAATCCTGACGGGTTTTAAGAAGCAAGGCACGCATCAGGCGATGGACGATATTCGCGAATCACTGGCGGAATTGGCCTATTACCGTGAGAACTTTCTGCGACTGTAG
- the rsgA gene encoding small ribosomal subunit biogenesis GTPase RsgA, translating into MSKKKLSKGQQRRVSANHQRRLKKTESKVEWEDSQLGDAQEGIIISRFGMHADVEATDGVVRRCNIRRTISSLVTGDRVVWRPGHESLAGISGIVEAVHPRHSVLTRPDYYDGIKPIAANIDQIVIVSAILPELSLNIIDRYLVACETLEIDPLIVLNKIDLLDDKSRQFVDKQMDIYRALDYRVLMVSSHTQQGIPELEQALTDRISIFAGQSGVGKSSLLNALLALGEERILVNEVSDNSGLGQHTTTASRLYHFPHGGDVIDSPGVREFGLWHLEPEQVTSGFIELRKHIGSCKFRDCKHENDPGCAINAALARGEIATERFDNYHRILESMAQVKTRKGFSDTDN; encoded by the coding sequence GTGAGCAAAAAAAAACTGTCGAAAGGTCAGCAGCGTCGGGTTAGCGCAAACCACCAGCGTCGCCTGAAAAAAACGGAAAGCAAAGTCGAATGGGAAGATAGCCAACTGGGCGATGCGCAGGAAGGTATTATCATCAGCCGATTCGGTATGCACGCCGATGTCGAAGCCACCGATGGTGTGGTGCGCCGCTGCAACATTCGTCGGACCATTTCATCGCTGGTCACGGGCGACCGCGTCGTCTGGCGACCCGGCCATGAATCACTCGCTGGCATCAGCGGGATCGTGGAAGCCGTTCACCCTCGCCATTCCGTCCTGACCCGCCCCGACTATTACGATGGCATTAAACCGATCGCCGCCAATATCGATCAGATCGTGATCGTCTCAGCGATCTTGCCTGAGCTGTCGCTGAACATTATCGATCGCTATCTGGTCGCCTGCGAAACGCTGGAGATAGACCCGCTGATCGTGCTGAACAAAATTGACCTGCTGGATGACAAATCCCGCCAGTTTGTTGATAAACAAATGGATATCTACCGCGCCCTCGACTATCGCGTGCTGATGGTTTCCAGCCATACTCAACAGGGTATCCCTGAACTGGAGCAGGCACTCACTGACCGTATCAGTATTTTCGCCGGACAGTCAGGTGTCGGGAAATCCAGCCTGCTTAATGCGCTGCTCGCACTGGGTGAAGAACGCATTCTGGTGAATGAGGTTTCTGATAACTCAGGATTGGGGCAACACACCACCACCGCCTCTCGGCTTTATCACTTCCCGCACGGCGGCGACGTGATCGACTCACCGGGCGTGCGGGAATTTGGTCTGTGGCATCTGGAGCCTGAACAAGTGACGAGTGGTTTCATTGAGTTACGTAAACACATCGGCTCGTGTAAGTTCCGCGACTGTAAACATGAAAACGATCCAGGCTGCGCGATCAATGCCGCACTTGCGCGCGGCGAGATTGCCACAGAGCGCTTTGATAACTATCACCGGATTCTGGAGAGCATGGCGCAAGTAAAAACGCGTAAAGGCTTTTCGGATACAGATAACTGA
- the psd gene encoding phosphatidylserine decarboxylase (Phosphatidylserine decarboxylase is synthesized as a single chain precursor. Generation of the pyruvoyl active site from a Ser is coupled to cleavage of a Gly-Ser bond between the larger (beta) and smaller (alpha chains). It is an integral membrane protein.): MLDNIKIKLQYWLPKIWLTRLAGWGANKRAGRLTKLVIDLFVRQYNVNMQEALQPDTASYRTFNEFFVRPLRPGIRPVDPHAHRLVQPADGVLSQFGSITDSKLIQAKNHDYTLEALLAGNYMMADLFRDGLFATIYLSPRDYHRLHMPCDGVLREMIYVPGDLFSVNLLTADNVPNLFARNERVICLFDTEFGPLAQILVGATIVGSIETVWSGVVTPPREGIIKRWTYPQAGEEGAVVLAKGEEMGRFKLGSTVINLFAAGNDLQFAAHLNTMSVTRMGEPFAEIRQDEQASVVFPEGTELETHESALSPAAAPSESAQAEAKNPAADASGQTRHKPDAP; the protein is encoded by the coding sequence GTGCTGGATAATATCAAAATCAAATTACAGTATTGGCTTCCCAAGATCTGGCTGACCCGCTTAGCGGGCTGGGGAGCGAATAAGCGTGCGGGAAGACTCACCAAGCTGGTGATCGATCTGTTTGTCCGCCAATACAACGTCAACATGCAGGAAGCATTGCAGCCGGATACCGCATCCTATCGCACGTTTAACGAATTTTTCGTTCGCCCGTTGCGTCCTGGCATTCGCCCAGTCGATCCTCATGCGCATCGTCTGGTGCAGCCCGCTGACGGCGTGCTGTCGCAGTTTGGTTCGATTACCGACAGCAAGCTGATTCAGGCAAAGAACCACGACTACACGCTGGAAGCATTGCTGGCAGGCAACTACATGATGGCCGACCTGTTCCGCGATGGCCTGTTCGCAACCATTTACCTGTCGCCACGTGATTATCACCGCCTTCACATGCCGTGTGATGGCGTGCTACGCGAAATGATTTACGTACCGGGCGACCTATTCTCCGTCAATCTGTTGACGGCGGATAACGTGCCGAACCTGTTTGCTCGTAACGAGCGCGTCATTTGCCTGTTTGATACTGAATTCGGTCCATTGGCACAGATTCTGGTGGGCGCAACCATTGTTGGCAGCATCGAAACCGTATGGTCAGGCGTGGTCACGCCACCGCGTGAAGGCATCATCAAGCGTTGGACTTACCCGCAGGCGGGTGAAGAAGGCGCAGTCGTGCTGGCGAAAGGCGAGGAAATGGGTCGCTTCAAACTGGGTTCAACCGTGATTAACCTGTTTGCCGCAGGCAATGATCTCCAGTTTGCCGCACATCTGAATACCATGAGTGTGACCCGCATGGGTGAACCGTTTGCCGAAATACGCCAAGATGAGCAAGCGTCTGTCGTCTTCCCGGAAGGAACCGAGCTGGAAACACATGAGTCTGCACTATCACCTGCCGCTGCACCGTCTGAGTCAGCTCAGGCTGAGGCGAAAAATCCTGCGGCAGACGCATCCGGCCAGACGAGACACAAGCCCGACGCGCCGTAA
- the mscM gene encoding miniconductance mechanosensitive channel MscM: MRLILTFLLGCLLSTAALAATAPNEAQLRQQLQQAEANKGAADQAKIVEEYQAALNTLQDRKEAQERATQYQRVIDDFPKLVQELRRQLNAEDGKPSSIPESLSSNDLEQQLLQTSSQLLEQARQLQQEQDRLREIGDSLSQLPQQQTEASRMQSEAERRIQSLGTPATPLGQAQLTALQAESSLRKSRVDELELAQLSASNRQELSRLRVELYKKRHDRLDLLQQNLRSRLNNLRQREAEQALERTELLAEQSGDLPSVISKQLQVNRELSVALNQQAQRMDLIASQQRQAATHTIQVRQALSTIREQAQWLGVSPILGETLRAQIARLPEMPKPQLLDSDMAQLRVQRLHFEDLINKPQDLDNAKLDNGDPLTSAQQRILADQMRTQRDLLTSLISGCDTQILELTKLKVANNQLADALTETREAAHRDLFWVADVNPVTFAYPLKLVQDLTRLLSLDTLTQLGGALVMMVTSQETVLPLLGALLLVGFSISSRRHYHAFMERASSRVGKVTLDHFMLTLRTVFWSILTALPLPVLWAALGYGLQNAWPYPIAVAIGDSVTATVPLMWLVMISASFSHPQGLFIIHFRWSPERVARAMRYYRLSIAFIVPLIMALITFDKLNDREFSSTLGRLCFILLCMALSLVTTGLKRAGIPLYLDKEGSGENSVNRAMWNILIAMPLVAALASCIGYLATAQALLARLETSVSIWFFLLVVYHIIRRWMLIQRRRIAFDRAKQRRSEILAQRAKGEEDTPSASSHESSSEAVEEPVVDLDAISAKSLQLVRSILTLIALVSVIALWSEIHSAFAFMENISLWDVSSTVKGVESVQAITLGSVLIAILIFIITAQLVRNLPALLELAILQHLDLSPGSGYAITTISKYILMLIGCLMGFSLIGIEWSKLQWLVAALGVGLGFGLQEIFANFISGLIILFEKPIRIGDTVTIRDLTGSVMRINTRATTISDWDRKEIIVPNKAFITEQFINWSLSDSVTRVVMTVPAPANANSQEVTELLMDAVKRCSLILDTPEPEAFLVDLQQGIQIFELRVFAAEMGHRMPLRHELHQLILENYRKHNLELPFPPFQVKMDNLSRSGKTLTPRQPGSL; this comes from the coding sequence GTGCGTCTGATTCTGACTTTTCTTTTGGGATGTTTATTATCAACTGCCGCGTTGGCTGCCACTGCGCCCAATGAGGCGCAGTTACGCCAGCAGTTGCAGCAAGCGGAAGCCAACAAAGGCGCGGCCGATCAGGCAAAAATCGTTGAAGAATATCAGGCGGCACTGAATACTTTACAGGATCGTAAAGAGGCGCAGGAGCGCGCCACACAGTATCAGCGCGTTATTGATGATTTCCCCAAGCTGGTTCAGGAACTGCGCCGCCAGCTTAATGCCGAAGACGGCAAGCCTTCGTCTATTCCAGAGAGTCTCTCCAGTAACGATCTTGAACAGCAACTGCTGCAAACGAGCAGCCAGCTGTTGGAACAAGCTCGCCAGCTCCAGCAGGAACAGGACCGGCTGCGTGAAATCGGCGATTCACTGAGCCAGCTTCCGCAGCAGCAAACTGAAGCCAGCCGCATGCAAAGTGAGGCGGAACGCCGTATTCAATCGCTCGGCACACCTGCGACCCCACTGGGACAAGCACAACTCACTGCGCTTCAGGCCGAATCCTCACTGCGCAAAAGCCGAGTGGACGAACTGGAGCTGGCGCAGCTTTCAGCCAGCAATCGTCAAGAGCTGTCCCGGCTACGCGTCGAACTATATAAAAAGCGTCACGACAGGCTGGATCTGCTGCAACAAAATTTACGCAGCAGACTCAACAATCTGCGCCAGCGCGAAGCCGAGCAAGCATTAGAACGTACAGAGCTTCTGGCGGAACAAAGTGGCGACTTACCCAGCGTCATCAGCAAGCAGCTACAAGTTAACCGCGAGCTATCCGTCGCACTGAACCAACAGGCGCAGCGGATGGATCTTATCGCTTCTCAGCAGCGTCAGGCAGCCACGCACACCATTCAGGTTCGCCAGGCGCTGAGCACCATCCGCGAGCAGGCACAGTGGCTCGGCGTGTCACCGATATTGGGAGAAACGCTACGGGCGCAAATTGCCCGCCTGCCGGAAATGCCCAAACCTCAGCTACTGGATAGTGACATGGCGCAGCTGCGCGTACAGCGCTTGCACTTTGAGGACCTGATCAACAAACCGCAAGATCTTGATAATGCCAAACTGGATAACGGCGATCCGCTGACCAGCGCACAGCAGCGTATTCTGGCCGATCAGATGCGAACCCAACGCGACCTGCTGACGTCACTGATATCCGGCTGTGATACACAGATACTAGAACTGACCAAGCTCAAAGTCGCCAATAACCAACTAGCGGATGCGCTAACCGAAACACGGGAAGCAGCCCATCGCGACCTGTTCTGGGTTGCGGATGTCAACCCCGTAACGTTCGCCTATCCGCTCAAGTTGGTACAGGATCTGACGCGCCTGTTGTCATTAGATACGCTGACGCAGCTGGGTGGCGCGCTGGTGATGATGGTAACCAGTCAGGAAACCGTGCTGCCGCTGCTGGGCGCACTGCTGCTGGTTGGTTTTAGTATCAGCTCACGTCGCCACTATCATGCGTTTATGGAGCGCGCCAGCAGCCGCGTCGGCAAGGTCACGCTCGATCACTTTATGCTGACGCTGCGTACCGTGTTCTGGTCCATCCTTACCGCTCTGCCGCTGCCAGTGCTCTGGGCCGCTCTGGGATACGGGCTGCAAAACGCTTGGCCTTACCCGATTGCTGTCGCTATCGGCGACAGCGTGACCGCCACCGTGCCGCTGATGTGGCTGGTGATGATCAGTGCCTCATTCTCGCATCCGCAGGGGCTGTTCATTATCCACTTCCGCTGGTCGCCGGAGCGCGTAGCCAGAGCGATGCGCTACTATCGTCTCTCCATCGCCTTTATCGTGCCGCTGATTATGGCGCTAATTACTTTCGATAAGCTCAACGATCGCGAGTTCTCTAGCACGCTCGGGCGGCTCTGTTTCATCCTGCTTTGTATGGCGTTGAGTTTGGTCACAACCGGATTAAAACGCGCGGGTATCCCGCTGTATCTGGATAAAGAAGGCTCGGGGGAAAACTCCGTTAACCGTGCGATGTGGAACATCCTGATCGCCATGCCGCTCGTTGCCGCACTAGCCTCCTGCATCGGCTATCTGGCAACCGCACAGGCGCTGCTAGCCCGTCTGGAAACCTCCGTCTCTATCTGGTTCTTCCTGCTGGTGGTTTACCACATTATTCGCCGCTGGATGTTAATTCAGCGACGCCGCATCGCCTTCGATCGCGCCAAACAGCGACGTTCGGAAATTCTGGCGCAGCGTGCCAAAGGTGAGGAAGACACGCCGTCTGCATCATCCCATGAAAGCAGTTCGGAAGCGGTGGAAGAACCCGTTGTCGATCTGGACGCCATCAGCGCCAAATCCTTGCAGCTGGTGCGTTCCATCCTAACGCTGATCGCACTGGTTTCCGTTATCGCACTGTGGTCGGAAATTCATTCCGCCTTCGCGTTCATGGAAAATATTAGCCTGTGGGATGTCTCCAGCACGGTCAAGGGCGTGGAAAGCGTACAGGCGATTACGCTGGGATCGGTACTGATCGCGATTCTGATCTTCATTATTACCGCGCAGCTGGTGCGTAACCTGCCCGCCCTGCTGGAGCTGGCGATTCTACAGCATCTGGATCTATCGCCGGGCAGCGGTTACGCCATCACCACCATCAGCAAATATATTCTGATGCTGATCGGCTGTCTGATGGGGTTCTCGTTGATCGGGATCGAATGGTCGAAACTGCAATGGCTGGTTGCTGCACTGGGTGTGGGGCTCGGATTCGGTTTACAGGAGATCTTCGCCAACTTTATCTCCGGCCTGATCATCCTGTTCGAGAAACCGATCCGTATCGGCGATACGGTCACCATCCGCGATCTCACGGGTAGCGTCATGCGGATTAACACCCGTGCCACCACGATTTCAGACTGGGATCGCAAAGAGATCATCGTGCCGAACAAGGCCTTTATCACCGAGCAGTTTATCAACTGGTCGCTGTCAGATTCGGTCACGCGTGTTGTGATGACGGTGCCTGCTCCCGCAAACGCGAACAGTCAGGAAGTCACGGAACTGCTGATGGACGCAGTGAAGCGCTGTTCGCTGATTCTGGATACGCCAGAGCCCGAAGCCTTCCTCGTTGACCTGCAACAAGGCATCCAGATTTTCGAGCTGCGCGTGTTCGCCGCCGAAATGGGCCACCGTATGCCGCTGCGTCACGAACTGCATCAGCTGATTCTGGAAAACTACCGTAAACACAATCTGGAGCTTCCTTTCCCACCGTTCCAGGTGAAAATGGACAATCTGTCGCGCAGTGGAAAAACGCTGACGCCACGGCAGCCGGGCAGCTTATAA
- the epmA gene encoding elongation factor P--(R)-beta-lysine ligase — translation MSETTSWQPTASVANLLKRAPIVTAVRRFFTDRGVLEVETPAMSQATVTDVFLCPFQTRFVGPGAADGMTLYLMTSPEYHMKRLLAAGSGPIFQLCRSFRNEESGRHHNPEFTMLEWYRPHYDMYRLMNEVDDLLQQVLDCESAEMLSYQQAFLRHLEIDPLSVDKAQLREAAEKLGLGDIACREDDSDSLVQMLFTFGVEPNIGRDKPTFVYHFPATQASLAEISSEDHRVAERFEVYFKGIELANGFRELTDANEQRQRFEQDNRKRAARGLPQQPIDENLLAALKHGLPDCSGVALGVDRLIMLALNAEKLSDVIAFSVERA, via the coding sequence ATGAGTGAGACGACAAGTTGGCAGCCAACTGCTTCTGTCGCTAATTTGTTGAAACGAGCGCCGATCGTTACGGCTGTCCGACGTTTCTTCACCGATCGTGGGGTACTCGAAGTTGAAACACCGGCGATGAGTCAAGCGACGGTAACGGATGTTTTCTTATGTCCATTCCAGACTCGCTTCGTTGGTCCCGGTGCTGCGGATGGTATGACGCTGTATTTGATGACCAGCCCGGAGTACCACATGAAGCGCCTGCTGGCTGCTGGCAGCGGTCCGATCTTTCAACTGTGTCGCAGTTTCCGTAATGAAGAATCAGGCCGACACCACAACCCAGAATTCACTATGCTGGAATGGTATCGCCCTCACTATGATATGTACCGCCTAATGAATGAGGTCGATGACCTGTTGCAGCAGGTACTGGATTGTGAAAGTGCGGAAATGCTCTCCTATCAGCAAGCGTTTTTACGCCATCTGGAGATCGACCCCCTATCTGTTGATAAAGCGCAACTGCGCGAAGCGGCAGAAAAACTCGGGCTGGGCGATATCGCCTGCCGTGAAGACGATAGTGATTCACTGGTGCAGATGCTGTTTACTTTCGGTGTTGAGCCGAACATTGGTCGCGATAAACCAACGTTTGTCTACCATTTCCCTGCAACGCAAGCCTCGCTGGCGGAGATCAGTTCGGAAGATCATCGCGTTGCCGAGCGTTTTGAGGTCTATTTCAAGGGGATCGAGCTGGCGAACGGCTTTCGCGAATTGACTGATGCGAATGAGCAACGTCAGCGTTTTGAACAGGATAACCGCAAGCGTGCCGCGCGTGGTTTGCCGCAACAGCCGATTGATGAAAACCTGCTGGCAGCGCTGAAACATGGCCTGCCAGATTGTTCCGGTGTGGCATTGGGCGTGGATCGTTTGATTATGCTGGCGCTGAATGCCGAAAAGCTGAGTGACGTGATTGCGTTCTCCGTAGAGCGTGCGTAA